Genomic DNA from Cydia strobilella chromosome 19, ilCydStro3.1, whole genome shotgun sequence:
GTGACCGAGACCTGGAACGGTTAACAGTCAGTTACTTCTGTTGGAGTTTTTAGCAATAAGTACGTACACAAGTTTCACATTCATGTAATTTAGTTATGGCTCTCCAAGAAACTACGCTTAGAAGACATTGATTGGATTTTTGGAGTTTGAAATTTGTTCGTTAGAAAGAGATACAATTTAAGTACGGTTACCAccacactgacatattcgctagcgtgtgcgcaGCTTACTTTCTCTGCATGCATCTCGCAGCTCGCTCGTACTTGCATAAATAGTGCGAGCGAGCCGAGCGAGATGtacagaaagtaagttacgcagacgttagcaaatatgtcagtttgacaatGCTAAGGCAGACGTGATAATGTTAGTTTTAAGTATAAGGTGGTGAATAATTCTCGCAGGTCACCGGAATGACCTTCCCCGGCCCGATCTACGACCCCCCGACCGACCACGACAGTCTGGTGCTGATCACCGACCCGTCGCTGCCCGACCACACCAGCCGCCTGCTGGTCTCCGGCTTCCAGGAGTTCACGCTGGTGGACAAGGACGTCAGTTGCACGTTCAGGGTCAGGCTGACTCCGAGGGCTGGTGACGGGGTAAGTTCATTTCTGACTGCGGCGAACACGGTTAGCGATAATGGTTTTTTAAATGTACGCCCCTCTGCAGCGTCTATATAAGCTCGCACCTAAAGTAATCTTGTAGACGCTTCCAACTATTTGAGaccatttgtgccattttcaaccaaaagggtacttattgtcggttgtcaataaggcgctatttccatataccttcaattcgaaatcaaccttatcgactagcgacaatgtggtaccttttggttggaaacgtcacatttttttatcttatacTAACTACTTACCTACGAACGTTTTGGTGTCGAGGAGCATTTtctaaaaaacttttatttattgttatttattgctTCTGTGCATAACCCGATATGTTTTTATACGTTctctttaaaataacactttacaatggagttggccggtcgaaataattagcagatggcgccagcatagcttgccctgtcaaaccctagaattgtgtcaattttttgttttttaaatgtcctggatgccagctctttaagccaaatctcatagaaaacggggcaagctatgatggcgccatctctgcaaacctttgacagttgccaaccccattagtaGTTTATAAGTTTGGACTCGCATGGCTGCAGCACGCAGTTTGGATTATTCTTTTGAATAAGTACTGCATGATAGATATCGTAGGCATTATATAACGCCAGCAAAGATTGAAGATACGAGGCATCTGTTTACATTGTTTGCTCTTTATTTTGACCGCCGCGGAAGTCATTTAAATCGACGTTGACAAAAGTAGTAGCCACTTTCAGATATTTTTTCGCGTTATTATATTTAGGTAGTTCGCATGTGCATTTAAGTGATATAAATATGCATGAAGATCGTAACTAACACTTAAGACTTAAGAGCAATTGACTAACGTATTATGCACGAATAATGGTATGGTAAGTTCATTGCTTATACTTCATAGTAGGTTGgctttttatttgcaaaaaaaaaaaacccgcttTTAATTGATCATTTTTAAATGTTcgcaaataactttattttatcaattctgCCACTAACATTTTAATtctcttttaaattatttttaagttttttagttAGTTAACTTAaattatctaaatctaaattatttttttgtgttgtcAGAGCCACAAGTACCGCGTGTTCGTGCATGACGGCAGCAACACGTACTCTCGTCGGCAGATCGGCGTGGCCGGCTGTCTTCTAGTGGCATGCCGGGATGATGACCCCAAAACATGTGCCTACAGGTGAGTGGGGATTTCAGTCGTGTTACAATACCGAGTGTTACAAGAACCATATCAATTTAATGACTAACAAAAATTTCGTATTTCTAAATAATCATGCTTGTTAGATAGTGAGGTCTAGGCCTTCATAACTAAACCTCCAGGAGACATTCTGTgcctattaatttatttcttacgtTTAGTCAAACGCTTGGCAATTCTGTTCTCACACAGTTAGTGTACGGATGCGTTAAAACCCACCTACTTCAGCTGTCAAAACCATTGCTATGATTTATTGATCGACTTCGTTAGTTTATTTCCTCTGTACGTGGTCACATTGAAAATGCTCCCATACAAATAATCTAGTTTCATAGAAAAGAAAAATGGAGgaattagacttatattaatGTCTTTAGCCACCGAAATTTAGTTTGCAACTGACGATCATCTATCCCAACTTCTTTTGCAGATTCAACAAAAATGAAACAGATGTTGAAGTAACAGAACTACAAATAGATATGTCGACGATACGCAAGCAATACAACAAGACACTTCAATGCAATAACGACGTGTATTTCCCATCGTCTTTTAGAATCAACAAGTTTCCTTTAAGCCCTTTAAACTTTACGTACTTAGACTCAACAGAGGATGAGAACGAGATTCAACCAGACAAGACAACTGGGCGGGAAAAGAttacgtataaaataaatacacctCAGAATGAATTGATGTCGTTTGGGATCTGGGGGAGAGTTTATGTGAAGGATGTGGATCATAGTACTGAAGTGACCGATGAGGATGTACGAAAGTATCTCAAGATTGAAGATGTGATATATGGAACCGATAGAGTTAAAGATTAACCGCCTTTAAGGAATATATAATATGCTCTACTTAAAGTACACACCTTATACTCTATTTCTATATCTACCTAATTAAGAATTAGACTGCAATGTAACGTTAGACTGATTGAGAATCCATATATacgttttttgtattgtttgcattattattatttattttttgctcCTTTGTTGTCCTTTTTACATATGCTCCAAACGtccattagaaaaaaaaacattactaatttagtgagtctgttttcaaataATTGATCcgtaaaacggcaagatgagaagacgtggtaatgaaaccagtacttgttatgaACTAAAACCGATAACGGGCTCTGTCAGTCAGATTATCATTAATTACCTAAcaagttctataatataatgattatgagcctaaaagcggttcaataacTTGCATATTACCaacaagtgtgttgaaaaattataaaaaaaggaacgcaatgtaattatgtatgtatatcgcgTCAATTACCGATGTGGTCATGCTAACTAAATGCATTTTAATTACCTGTATACTTAGCTCTCAATTTTCCTGGAACATTTTAGAGCAAGTACCAGTACAAGGCATTGGCGTTTGACGGGGAGCGCAGCTTCAGCGGGCTAGGCGAGGGCGACACCAGGATCTGCTCCGTGCTCGCTTGCACAGGGGACACCATCGACACGTGTGGCAAAAGGTAGGTTTACTTACAGTTACAGTTCTGTAACGTGATATACTCGTCATATTGTAGAGCAAGTACCAGTACAAGTAAGGCATTGGCGCGGGCGTTTACGGTGAGCGCAGCTTTAGCGGGCTAGGCGAGGGGGACACCAGGATCTGCTCCGTGCTCGCTTGCACAGGGGACACCATCGTGTGGCAAAAGGTAGGTTTACTTACGGTTACAGTTCTGCAACTTGTGATATGATATACTCGTAATATTTTGCACGAAGCGAGCAAACATACAAACTAAGATATTTCTAAAGTTAGTTAGAACCACCCAACTATTAGTAGTCCAAAATGTTTGGTACAAGACGAACTCTATAATTAATCTTTTATATCTTAGTTTGggtaagatattttatttatttatttgaattagcTTTTgcttgcgacttcgtctgcgtggagttagtaatttgggtagcttattttttatcgattccccatacaaacttccacccacccccttttcactcccttaaaggatgacttctgtgataaaaactaccctgtccttccccgggactatctctataccactatctatacaccaaatttcaactaaatcggttcagtggattaagcgtgaagaggtaacagttTCGCATGTGTTGAACATGTGGACCATAGTTGAAGTATGTAGttgttgtatgtgtgtgtgtgtgtgtgtgtgtgtcaaaATGCACTGAAGAATTTTGCAAATAATGATGTCATTCTAAACAACCAGTAATCGTCTATTGTAATCACTAACTTATCATGATCTCTAGgactaaaaaaagaaaaaaaaacctataaaataTCACTACTGAACACACACCATGGAACGGAATGTTATGTTTTCAAATATCTTATTTCTTCTATTTGCAATATTGGTTTGAGGAACACCTTGAGTCTGacagtactattacttattctgtggtctgACTTTCATTTCTGGTTTTACATTTAGCGTTTTTGGCTCTTTACAGGTTCCCAACATACGTTGAAAATTCTACATCAATTTTTGAAGAGCTGATTATTGTAGCCACAGTGCCTACACCAGCACTTGATAATCTATTGGATGCCCACGATTCGTCTTTTTTCCCCATTTCCCTAGATGTGTCTATCATGCCTTTAGAACCCAGCGAATACACGTATACTGAAGTACAGGGTGATGTGACCACGGTTTTCACGTATACCTTAGTTAACACTGAGAAAGAATTATATTCCTTTGCTGTTTGGGGCAGAGTTTTTGAGCCAGCGCCCGGGTCGTCAATGGTGCCATTTTTAAGTAAATCATTGCTAGTCATTGTGTTAGCCCGTACGTGCCCGTTCGTGTAAGATTAATCAAGACAGGACTGTGAACAAAGTAGagtttatgtaaataaagtatttgtttaattgtttttttaatggtgtATTAATTATTCTatgtacattacaatacaagtgcaaacaataggaaattcgcaacgagtggccataatttaatgtttaaatcgacacgagttgcgaattaccttttcgcacgtgttagtacaacgttttacagtacatatggccctttaaattttcgacgtactCGTACGCACGTATAGTTttagttaccgcactagggcggtaaattagcaccatatgtaaaaatatatattaaatttcttttgatatcaaaaatgataaataattgtCTACATATACCATCAACCATATTTCACCATATCGTTCACCAGAGGTATTTGTCGTATTTGTTCTTTTTAGTTTATAGTTCCGTATGCCCTTTAGACCAGAATGCTTTTATCATGTCGGCTGCTTTCTCGGCAATCATGATTGTTGGAGCGTTTGTATTTCCTCGCGTGATATCTGGCATGATACTGGCATCCACCACTCTTAGACCTTTcacatttttaacttttaattccGGATCGAGTACTGCACTGCTATCTCCATCTGGCCCCATTTTTACAGTTCCAACAGGATGATAAAGGGAAAATGTAGTTTCTCTTGCAACACATTCTAAAAAGTCGTCTGAATCTGTCTCGAACATTTTGCATGCTTCTATTTCTATCCATTGTTGTTTTAAACCAATCTGCTTAAATGCATCTGTTTCTTCAAACTTTAAGGCGTATTGTTTGAAACCCCTTATCACTGTGAGGACGTCGTCTTGTTCTTGCAAGTAGTTGGCATAAATCAATGGATGGTCATTATGATCGGTGCTCTTAAGGATAATACGTCCTTTAGACTTTGGTCTCAGCAAAACTAAGGCCATTATAAGTAAATGATTGTTCTCATTTAATTCGCGaaacttttttattaagttttcatTCATTCCATGTACACTAAAAATGTCTACAAAATTATAAGAGTTCGGAGGCACAAATACCTGATGAAACTCTACATCTGGAGTGCTCGCTTTGGGATCCGTTGTATTGTAGAAACAAATCACTTTATGGGGGCTTGTGTCCGACAATATTCCTGTGTTATGTGTTATATATTCCGCGAACGCTCCCGCAATTTGAACCAGTCCAAGCGTATCTTTATCGCCGGGCAGTGTGAAGTAGGTAGGGACATATAAGTGATCTTGTAAGTTTTCCCCTACAGGTAAATCAACTTTAACGTCTATATTTAAGTCTTCTAAATGTTTTCGAGGTCCTATTCCAGACAACATTAGCAACTGGGGTGAATTGATAGCACCAGCTGATATTATTATCTCTTTTTTAGCTTTCACAACAAATTCTTTGCCATTCTTATTCAAAACTACACTTTTCACGTCACGGGTGTTCGGTTTAAACAAAATTttctttgccatcgtatttttgATGACATATAGATTCGTGCGTTGTTTTATTGGGCTTAGAAAAGCGGATGCTGTGCTGTGTCTGACTCCATTTTTGGTTGTGCTGAAAGCTCTGGTGATGCCCATTTGGCTACTGCCATTTATATCGTACAGCGATTCCATGCCGATTTCCGTAGCAGCTTTGATAATGATTTTTTCAATGTCATGAATATGTTTAGTGTCCTCTACGCTTAGGTATCCACCAGTACTATGGTACGGGATTGTGTCTTCGTTTAAGGTTCCCGTGAAGTTTTCACTTTTCTTAAAGTACGGTAGGACATCATCATAGCTCCAGCCGTGGTTGCCGGCGGCGGCCCATTCATCATAGTCGAGTTTGTTGCCTCTGACGTAGTGCATGCCGTTGATGGCGCTGCAGCCGCCGAGGGTCTTGCCTCGCGGCCAGGCGCAGCTCTTCGTGGCGTAGGACCGACAGGCCCCTTCTTGAGGGACCGGCCGGTAGCCCCAGTCATCGGGACCACCAATGTTGGTAACAAATGCTTGGGGTACCttgaaatagcaaaaaaaaacaagttatagTATTTTAGGGTTGTTGCAGATATCACAATGTAGTGATTTAACAAGTGCAATTTTACCATTACTGCTTTTACTTTTCTGGATATTAATATATATCAGAGATCCAAGAAAGAACTTAAATGTATTGTCATGTTACGTCTTATGGCATAAGGGCTACGCACGACTACAAAGGCTATAAAGGCTGATAATTCTTATATGTAGCTAAAGGCGGATAAGAGGATAATTTCTAAGGAGGAATTGCCGTCAGTCTTTACGAGCAGAGCCTTCCAGTCCCCCACTTCTGTCACACGGCACAAGTTGACCATGTCCCGCCACGGTGAAGTCTGTATATCTTACCATAGTTCCTAGCGAGGGGTTACCGCCCGCCTCCACGAGCAGAACCTTCCAGTCAGTAACTTCCGTCAGACGGTTCGCCAAAACGGCACCGGCCGACCCTGCCCCCACCACGATGAAGTCATAATTGGGATCTAGAAACATCAtaggataaataaaattatctgttttcaccgaaagtaagtaggtaggtaaatgaATGCGAGAATTTCAGTCGGTAAATAATCACTTGCAAATGAAGTATGCTAATTATTAAGCGAACAATATGTGGGTCCGGACAAATGTGCAAACTAAGTGGACGCTCGTACTGAGCGTGCTGTGGGAGCGTTAAAATCAGTTGAAGCACAAACGATGTACGATCACCAGCCAGGTGTCAGTGAAAACCCTCTACTAAACTATACTAAACCCTCACGCACTAACAGTAATCTCTCCACTTGCTATCAATCCAGTGTCGAGCTCACATACCTTGAAGTACAGCGTCATTAGTGTCATCAGGCCACAAGTGATCGCCGGCCAGGGCGCACTGTGCTGCTAAGAACCTCTGTGGAGCACGAACGAAAAGCGACCCTCTAAGCACTCCTGGATGCTTCATATCCCTTAAAGAGCAAGTTCATCGGGTCACAAACGATTACCAGCCAGGTGTTAGTGAGAACACTGGCACTTACAGTAATATCTTCACTTGCTATCAATCCGGTGTCTAGTTAACATACCTTGAAGAACAGTGTCAGTAGCGTCATCAGGCCACAAGTGATCGCCGGCCAGGGCGCACTGTGCCGCTAAGAACCCCTGTAGAGCTTGAACGAATAGCGGCCCTGCTGCACTGTAGCTCTCTAGAATTGGTGTCGTCAACGCCGGGTCACACGCCCACATTTTGAACCTGAAATTAAAAGCAGGTTCTTCATATAAGTCGAAACTATAATGATATATAATACGCTGCTCGTATATAATTAAAGATACGATAAAGATCATTTAATATTCAATTTGCATAGTAAATGCCTATATTGCGCTTATGATTGTCTTGATTGTAATACCTACTATATGATACTATATGACTctataatgttaaatatatatacaatatgcTGCTCTTATATAATTAAAGATAAGAGGCAATTTTGCGTTAATACATGATATGGCAGAACACTGTCAACGCTGTGCACaccaataaattataataaatgaaccggccaagagcatgtcgggccatgctcagtgtagggttcccctttcgtcacaataggctaaactggagctattagtatagaaggttgataacaaagggatgaaatgaaaaaaaagatgATGATGTTGCTGGCATGAGATGAAGGGATGAaggaaaccaaaaagacaaggcaaatttgcataatcagtACATACTTAATTAAAGTAGTAGACGACATAGACGTATATGGCCATAATTTTGTCCTTAGAACCTCCTTTCAATCAGAGACTGCATGTCTGGTCATAATAATCCAcagcgaaaaacattaaattgcaatattaTATCCATGCCATATTGCAGCTTTCTATCACTAacaatcacggagcaaagcgtcggacagacagacagacggacatggcgaaactataaagaTGATATATCAcatgactgtttttttttaggtattgtaagtaatatttgtattatttcattttcaggcaattttttttccttttcctcCTCCTAAAAAATGTCCGGCAAAAGAATATAAAGGTCtagtttattattatcattacaaaaatagcacaaaaacaaaagacaaattgtgtgtttatgtttcgTACGTACTTACGCTACTTCGCGCAATCAAATGAATAGTCCAAATTTGAGAGATAGTGTTGAGTAGAGCCAGTAGAGGTATAGTAGTACCAAGTAGAACTCAACAGTCAACACTATCTTCCCTATGTAATTAATCCGACAAGACTACACTTATGACTTCCTGGCGGTATTTGTCTGTAGCGGTATCAAAATGGACTGACGGAGCAAATGAGCAGTAGGAAATGACATGCCTAAGAGCCTTTGGCACTGAACGTAAAAGttatcccaacaaaaacatgAATGTGGAATGGGAGCCAAGTTCAATTTAACTgtacagtaaataaaataatttaaagtgacgtcacaaagtttgtgactctccCCCTCTCCCTGGTCACAATATGTCACATATTCTttaccccctccctcccctgaacgtgtgatgtaattaatggatgaccccttacgTCATTCGCTAAAGGAATCGTCCACACTGACCATACCTTACACAGTTTTCCAGCTTGGAgccactgaccaaccacaatcacggttaagattcggatgacgactaatTTTAATAACCCGTGAGTGTCccggttaaatatattttaatatgtcagtgcctcacggaggttgtgttattaaaaatggataaaggttaaatgagaaaattaacctttatagcctgtaacttttgggtatgtctacaggaaagacgtgaacacagttttgtgttagACCCAAATGCGACCTTCAgatgagaacatccggacatacgaaagcagttttgcccaagctgaaaagaAGACACTCGCTAACGCTCGGCCAATTAGCAaaaattttcagtttttcaattttattacctTTGTATACGCCTAATAGTCTaccttcatgccaaatatcaagtttctaggtcatctagAAGTGGGGTAGGTTTTTGGGCTGTTAGTCTTAATTTAATCTaatgagtatatatatatttttttccatcgaATTGTCAATAGT
This window encodes:
- the LOC134750198 gene encoding glucose dehydrogenase [FAD, quinone]-like codes for the protein MWACDPALTTPILESYSAAGPLFVQALQGFLAAQCALAGDHLWPDDATDTVLQDPNYDFIVVGAGSAGAVLANRLTEVTDWKVLLVEAGGNPSLGTMVPQAFVTNIGGPDDWGYRPVPQEGACRSYATKSCAWPRGKTLGGCSAINGMHYVRGNKLDYDEWAAAGNHGWSYDDVLPYFKKSENFTGTLNEDTIPYHSTGGYLSVEDTKHIHDIEKIIIKAATEIGMESLYDINGSSQMGITRAFSTTKNGVRHSTASAFLSPIKQRTNLYVIKNTMAKKILFKPNTRDVKSVVLNKNGKEFVVKAKKEIIISAGAINSPQLLMLSGIGPRKHLEDLNIDVKVDLPVGENLQDHLYVPTYFTLPGDKDTLGLVQIAGAFAEYITHNTGILSDTSPHKVICFYNTTDPKASTPDVEFHQVFVPPNSYNFVDIFSVHGMNENLIKKFRELNENNHLLIMALVLLRPKSKGRIILKSTDHNDHPLIYANYLQEQDDVLTVIRGFKQYALKFEETDAFKQIGLKQQWIEIEACKMFETDSDDFLECVARETTFSLYHPVGTVKMGPDGDSSAVLDPELKVKNVKGLRVVDASIMPDITRGNTNAPTIMIAEKAADMIKAFWSKGHTEL